The following are encoded together in the Tatumella ptyseos genome:
- the asr gene encoding acid resistance repetitive basic protein Asr, with protein sequence MKKLFALVVAAAMGISSAAFAADTTATPAASAAKTTTTAAPAKHNAKKHHAKKAKPAAEQKAQAAKKHHAKKAKPAAAQKAQAAKKHHAKKAKPAAEQKAQAAKKHHAKKVKPAAAQKAQAAKKHHAKKVKPAAAQKAQAAKKHHAKKVTKK encoded by the coding sequence ATGAAAAAGCTTTTCGCACTGGTAGTTGCCGCGGCTATGGGTATCTCTTCAGCAGCTTTCGCTGCAGACACTACAGCTACCCCAGCAGCTTCCGCTGCTAAGACTACAACTACTGCAGCACCTGCTAAGCACAATGCTAAAAAGCATCATGCTAAGAAAGCAAAACCTGCTGCAGAGCAAAAAGCGCAAGCAGCTAAAAAGCACCACGCTAAGAAAGCAAAACCTGCTGCAGCGCAAAAAGCGCAAGCAGCTAAAAAGCACCACGCTAAGAAAGCAAAACCTGCTGCAGAGCAAAAAGCGCAAGCAGCTAAAAAGCATCACGCTAAGAAAGTAAAACCTGCTGCAGCGCAAAAAGCGCAAGCAGCTAAAAAGCACCACGCTAAGAAAGTAAAACCTGCTGCAGCGCAAAAAGCGCAAGCAGCTAAAAAACACCACGCTAAGAAAGTCACTAAAAAATAA
- a CDS encoding FNR family transcription factor, which translates to MLSEKRLIKRTPVNGSSIHCQDCSINQLCIPFTLNNHELNQLDNIIERKKPIQKSQSLFKAGDELKSLYALRSGTLKSYTITEQGDEQITGFHLAGDVIGFDAITSGHHPSFAQALETSMVCEIPFDTLDDLAGKMPALRHQIMRLMSGEIKADQEMILLLSKKNAEERLAAFIWNLSQRFGQRGFSQREFRLTMTRGDIGNYLGLTVETISRLLGRFQKSGMLSVKGKYITIENHDMLNTLAGHAQRCA; encoded by the coding sequence ATGCTGAGTGAAAAAAGATTAATTAAACGCACCCCTGTTAATGGCAGCTCAATTCATTGCCAAGATTGTAGTATCAACCAACTTTGTATTCCCTTTACGCTGAACAACCATGAACTCAATCAACTTGACAACATCATCGAACGCAAAAAACCTATCCAAAAATCACAATCGTTGTTCAAGGCCGGAGATGAACTAAAATCGCTCTATGCCTTACGTTCAGGGACATTAAAAAGTTATACCATCACTGAGCAAGGCGATGAGCAGATCACTGGCTTTCATCTAGCCGGCGATGTAATAGGTTTTGATGCAATAACGTCTGGCCACCACCCTTCGTTTGCTCAAGCCTTAGAGACCTCAATGGTATGTGAAATACCTTTCGATACGCTGGATGACCTAGCCGGAAAAATGCCTGCCCTGCGTCACCAAATCATGCGACTTATGAGTGGCGAAATTAAAGCTGACCAAGAGATGATTTTACTGCTTTCTAAAAAGAATGCAGAAGAACGTTTAGCGGCTTTCATTTGGAATCTCTCGCAACGTTTTGGCCAACGTGGTTTTTCTCAACGTGAATTCCGCCTCACGATGACACGTGGCGATATTGGCAATTATTTAGGGCTGACTGTTGAAACAATCAGTCGATTATTAGGCCGTTTTCAAAAAAGCGGAATGCTTTCTGTTAAAGGAAAATATATCACTATAGAAAATCACGATATGCTTAATACATTGGCTGGCCATGCGCAACGTTGCGCCTAA
- a CDS encoding carboxypeptidase M32 encodes MKAYQALTERFQRLSRLDHLAAIAGWDMQTMMPSGGSDARGEALAELSVMHHEILVQDSTAELIAQAQQESLESDMQANLNEMIRHYTDAALLPTELVEAKALAGSRCEQAWRQQRIENDWQGFQKNLIPVVALSRQEAQLRAQAQGSTPYDALLNLYEPGMTSERLDTLFGELISWLPGLLQQVVAKQPSLTSLPTQRIYPISQQKALAESVMQLLDFNFDHGRLDISAHPFCGGVPTDVRITTRYDTSEFLSALMGVIHETGHARYEQNLPKQWPGQPIALARSTAIHESQSLFLEMQLGRSQSFLRHLHPLICQHLTAATDLSLDELVKQVQHVSPGFIRVDADEVSYPAHVILRYEIERSLINGEVEVSDIPELWDEKMQRYLGISTAGNYRDGCMQDIHWTDGSFGYFPTYTLGAMYAAQLFNSLQQQLPSIEEAITLGELKPIFAWLNQNIWRQGSRYSIDALMQQATGETLNPTWFKQHLERRYLGI; translated from the coding sequence ATGAAAGCCTATCAAGCTCTAACAGAACGTTTTCAACGCTTGTCCCGTCTCGATCATCTCGCCGCTATCGCCGGTTGGGATATGCAAACCATGATGCCAAGTGGCGGTAGCGACGCCAGAGGCGAAGCACTAGCAGAACTTAGCGTAATGCATCATGAAATTCTGGTGCAAGATAGCACGGCGGAGCTTATTGCTCAGGCTCAACAAGAATCCTTAGAGAGCGATATGCAAGCAAACCTTAATGAAATGATTCGCCACTATACTGATGCGGCTTTACTGCCGACAGAATTAGTTGAAGCTAAGGCTCTAGCGGGAAGCCGTTGCGAACAAGCATGGCGTCAGCAGCGAATTGAAAATGATTGGCAAGGTTTTCAGAAGAACTTAATCCCTGTTGTAGCATTATCACGGCAAGAGGCACAGCTGCGAGCGCAAGCACAAGGGAGTACGCCCTATGATGCGCTGCTTAATCTCTATGAACCAGGAATGACCAGCGAACGACTCGATACGCTTTTTGGAGAACTTATTAGTTGGTTGCCCGGGCTGCTACAACAGGTTGTCGCAAAACAGCCCTCTCTCACATCCTTACCCACACAGCGTATCTACCCTATTTCACAGCAAAAGGCCCTAGCAGAGTCGGTCATGCAACTGCTGGACTTCAATTTCGACCATGGTCGTCTCGATATTAGCGCCCATCCTTTCTGTGGTGGAGTACCGACCGATGTACGCATCACTACGCGCTATGATACCAGTGAATTCTTGAGCGCCTTGATGGGGGTCATTCACGAAACCGGACATGCACGCTATGAACAGAATCTGCCTAAACAATGGCCAGGCCAACCTATTGCATTGGCACGTTCAACTGCCATTCATGAATCACAGAGTCTTTTTTTAGAGATGCAGCTCGGTAGAAGCCAGTCATTTTTACGTCATCTGCACCCTCTTATTTGCCAGCATTTAACCGCCGCCACTGATCTTTCCCTTGACGAATTAGTGAAACAAGTTCAACACGTGAGTCCTGGCTTTATTCGCGTAGATGCCGATGAAGTCAGCTATCCCGCTCACGTAATCTTGCGTTATGAAATCGAACGCTCACTTATCAATGGTGAGGTTGAAGTCTCTGACATTCCTGAATTATGGGATGAAAAAATGCAGCGTTATTTGGGTATCAGTACTGCGGGCAATTATCGTGATGGCTGTATGCAGGATATACACTGGACAGATGGTTCCTTTGGCTATTTTCCGACCTATACTTTAGGTGCCATGTATGCTGCCCAGCTTTTTAATAGCCTTCAGCAACAACTCCCGAGTATTGAAGAAGCGATCACGCTTGGGGAGTTAAAACCTATTTTCGCTTGGCTTAACCAAAATATTTGGCGTCAAGGCAGCCGATACTCTATTGATGCGTTGATGCAACAGGCGACAGGTGAAACCCTGAATCCTACATGGTTTAAGCAGCATTTAGAACGCCGTTACTTAGGTATCTAG
- the rstA gene encoding two-component system response regulator RstA, which yields MNKIVYVEDEIEVGELISAYLKKHDIEVIIETRGDQAEATILAEKPDLVLLDIMLPGKDGMSVCRDLRTQWQGPIVLLTSLDSDMNHILALEIGANDYILKTTPPAVLLARLRLHLRQSQPITTTEERLSPARQSRVMRFGKLTIDMANRQVILDGEIISLSTADFDLLWELASHAGQILNRDVLLQTLRGVSYDGMDRSIDVAISRLRKRLYDSATEPFRIKTIRNKGYLFAPQAWETNSE from the coding sequence ATGAATAAAATAGTTTACGTTGAAGATGAAATTGAAGTGGGTGAATTAATTTCCGCCTACTTAAAAAAACACGATATTGAGGTTATTATCGAAACACGTGGTGATCAAGCTGAAGCGACTATCCTCGCCGAAAAACCTGACTTGGTGTTGCTCGATATCATGCTGCCAGGTAAGGATGGGATGTCGGTTTGTCGAGATTTACGCACTCAATGGCAAGGCCCAATTGTATTGTTAACCTCCTTAGACAGTGATATGAATCACATCTTAGCGCTCGAAATTGGCGCTAATGACTATATACTCAAAACGACGCCTCCTGCGGTATTGCTGGCTCGATTACGATTGCATTTACGTCAAAGCCAACCTATCACCACTACAGAAGAACGGTTAAGCCCGGCTCGACAAAGTCGCGTTATGCGTTTTGGCAAGCTTACCATTGATATGGCTAACCGCCAGGTCATTCTAGACGGGGAAATTATCTCCCTTTCTACCGCTGATTTCGATCTATTGTGGGAGTTGGCAAGTCATGCCGGGCAGATATTGAACCGCGATGTATTATTACAAACCCTACGTGGGGTAAGCTATGACGGAATGGACCGAAGTATAGATGTAGCCATTTCTCGCTTACGTAAGAGACTCTACGATAGTGCGACTGAGCCTTTTCGTATTAAAACGATTCGTAATAAAGGCTATCTTTTTGCCCCCCAAGCGTGGGAAACCAACTCAGAATGA
- a CDS encoding basic amino acid/polyamine antiporter encodes MTGKKIGVGALTALVLSSMLGAGVFSLPQNMAEVSGSEALIIGWAITGVGILFLATAMLYLSRLRPDLDGGIFTYAEEGFGKTIGFLSAWGYWLCAVIANVSYLVVVFSALSFFTDSSGHVVFGDGNTWQAMLGASILLWIIHALIARGVQTAASINLLATLGKLIPLLLFIVLGIIHFDYHQFTFDFSGSQLHLPVWSQVKQTMLITLWVFIGVEGAVVVSGRAKNKNDIGKATLFAVISALIVYLLVTILSLGILPRETLATMKNPSMGGLLVEMVGPYGYWIIVGGIILSVSGAYLSWTIMAAEIPFIAAKRGAFPKAIAKQNAADAPIGSLWMTNISVQICLIAIALFHLDYSTLLIIASEMVLVPYLLVGLFLAKISYQTQSYRSLLIGIGATLYGIWLLYASGFEHLMMSLTLYAPGLLVFLYAGWQHRQDYTLRKADKVLIGAIIILAVVIGIGRL; translated from the coding sequence ATGACCGGTAAGAAAATAGGTGTTGGCGCACTGACAGCATTAGTCCTCAGTTCCATGCTCGGCGCAGGGGTATTCAGTCTTCCACAGAATATGGCTGAGGTATCGGGCTCTGAAGCATTAATCATTGGTTGGGCGATAACCGGTGTTGGTATCCTCTTTTTAGCGACCGCGATGCTTTATTTATCACGATTACGACCTGATTTGGATGGGGGGATCTTTACGTATGCCGAAGAAGGCTTTGGAAAGACGATTGGTTTTCTCTCAGCTTGGGGGTACTGGTTGTGCGCAGTCATCGCCAATGTCTCTTATCTCGTTGTCGTATTTTCTGCTTTAAGCTTTTTCACCGATTCTTCAGGACATGTAGTGTTCGGGGACGGAAATACCTGGCAAGCGATGCTCGGGGCATCTATTTTGTTATGGATTATTCATGCATTGATCGCGCGGGGTGTACAAACCGCGGCCAGTATCAATTTGCTCGCAACCCTGGGTAAACTTATTCCCCTACTCCTCTTCATCGTCTTGGGGATCATTCACTTCGATTATCATCAATTTACGTTTGATTTCTCAGGCTCTCAATTACACCTCCCTGTCTGGTCGCAGGTGAAGCAGACGATGCTGATTACCCTATGGGTATTCATTGGTGTTGAAGGCGCTGTGGTGGTCTCTGGCCGGGCAAAAAATAAAAATGATATCGGTAAGGCAACGCTTTTTGCGGTGATCTCAGCGCTGATTGTCTACCTATTAGTGACAATACTCTCGCTTGGGATCCTTCCAAGAGAAACGCTCGCCACGATGAAGAATCCCTCGATGGGCGGATTATTAGTCGAAATGGTGGGTCCTTACGGATATTGGATTATTGTAGGGGGAATTATTCTCTCGGTCTCTGGTGCTTACTTAAGCTGGACGATTATGGCAGCTGAGATACCTTTTATTGCAGCTAAACGCGGCGCATTTCCTAAAGCGATCGCAAAACAGAACGCTGCGGATGCGCCAATCGGTAGTTTATGGATGACCAATATCAGTGTTCAGATTTGTTTGATTGCAATTGCGTTATTTCATCTTGATTACAGCACACTATTAATTATCGCCTCAGAAATGGTGTTAGTCCCCTATCTGTTGGTCGGCTTGTTCTTAGCTAAAATCAGTTATCAAACGCAGAGCTACCGATCACTCCTTATCGGTATTGGTGCCACCCTCTATGGTATTTGGTTGCTCTACGCATCAGGCTTCGAACATTTAATGATGTCGTTAACGCTTTATGCGCCGGGGCTATTAGTATTCCTTTATGCTGGATGGCAACATCGTCAGGATTACACACTGCGCAAAGCAGATAAAGTGCTGATTGGCGCGATTATCATACTGGCGGTAGTTATCGGTATAGGTCGGTTATAA
- a CDS encoding trypsin-like serine peptidase, with product MRFKRLCFFALFCCHFQAYADDDTPSAAQIKTLFFGKDHRVEIDKPQNHPWDAIGQLETESGNLCTATLISPHIALTAGHCLLAPPGKFDPPVALRFITTKKGWVYELHDIDAKVAPGLAGKLKAAGDGWIVPAKAAPSDYAVVILHNPPSAITPIPLFDGDREKLISALNSVNNQVTQAGYPADNLDNLFAHIGCKITGWSQTAVLSHQCDTLPGDSGSPLMINRDNQWQIIGVQSSAPSAKDRYRADNRAIAVSSFNGKISTLTNNVQ from the coding sequence ATGCGCTTCAAAAGATTGTGTTTTTTTGCCCTGTTCTGCTGTCATTTTCAAGCCTATGCAGATGACGATACCCCTAGTGCAGCACAGATTAAAACCCTCTTTTTCGGCAAAGATCATCGTGTAGAGATTGATAAACCTCAGAATCATCCTTGGGATGCAATCGGACAATTAGAAACAGAAAGTGGTAATCTCTGTACTGCTACCCTAATTTCTCCCCATATCGCCTTAACGGCTGGACACTGCTTACTCGCCCCACCAGGTAAATTTGATCCTCCAGTGGCTTTGCGTTTTATTACGACAAAAAAAGGCTGGGTGTACGAATTGCATGACATAGATGCCAAAGTTGCACCAGGTTTGGCCGGGAAATTGAAGGCTGCTGGTGATGGTTGGATTGTGCCGGCTAAAGCCGCACCCTCTGATTACGCAGTCGTCATCCTACATAATCCTCCTTCTGCCATTACGCCTATTCCACTTTTCGATGGGGATAGAGAAAAGTTGATTTCAGCGTTAAATTCTGTGAATAACCAGGTTACGCAAGCGGGTTATCCTGCCGATAATCTAGATAATCTTTTTGCCCATATTGGCTGTAAAATTACTGGCTGGTCACAAACGGCTGTACTATCGCATCAGTGTGACACACTACCCGGAGATAGCGGTTCACCGTTGATGATAAATCGCGATAACCAGTGGCAAATCATTGGTGTGCAGAGCTCAGCGCCTTCAGCTAAAGATCGTTATCGCGCCGATAATCGTGCCATCGCAGTAAGCTCTTTTAATGGCAAAATATCGACGCTGACCAATAATGTTCAGTAA
- the rstB gene encoding two-component system sensor histidine kinase RstB, translating to MKKLFIQFYLLLFVCFIVMTLLVGLVYKMTAERAGRQSMNDLMASSLSLMRSELREIPPKDWNSTVDNLDLNLSFKLHIEPLTNYQLPDAEMRRLHAGEIVALDDQYTFIQHIPRSHYVLSVGPIPYLFFLHQMRMLDVLLLTFIAMSLALPVFIWMRPHWQEMLKLEKMAQRFGDGDLDARTQFESTSSLYRLGIAFNQMADNIKDLVASKKLLIDGIAHELRTPLVRLRYRLAMSDNLSSAESTALNRDIGQLEALIQELLTFARLDRPQVALSLQQIDLREWLVEWVDDLRVIRADKTIQLDVPPQSANHVTDNRLMERVLDNLVNNALRYAEQRLRISLWFDAQHGYLQVEDDGPGIPAEQRAKIFEPFVRLDPSRDRATGGCGLGLAIVHSIAQAFQGSIRAESSPLGGACLRFSWPLNTFTPDTSLLTARKDNL from the coding sequence ATGAAAAAATTATTCATTCAATTCTACCTACTGCTTTTTGTTTGCTTCATTGTCATGACTTTATTAGTAGGGCTTGTCTATAAAATGACAGCGGAGCGTGCAGGCCGACAATCCATGAACGATCTGATGGCGAGTTCACTGTCATTGATGCGCAGTGAATTACGTGAAATACCGCCTAAAGATTGGAATAGCACTGTCGATAATCTTGACCTCAACCTCTCATTTAAACTTCACATTGAACCCCTTACTAACTATCAATTACCGGATGCGGAGATGCGCCGGTTGCATGCAGGGGAAATTGTTGCCTTAGATGACCAATATACCTTCATTCAACATATTCCTCGCAGCCATTATGTTTTATCGGTCGGTCCAATACCTTATCTCTTCTTTCTTCATCAGATGAGAATGCTAGACGTTCTATTATTAACGTTCATAGCGATGTCTTTAGCCCTACCCGTATTCATCTGGATGCGGCCTCACTGGCAAGAAATGTTAAAGTTGGAAAAAATGGCACAACGATTTGGTGACGGTGACTTGGATGCGCGTACACAATTCGAGAGTACTTCCAGCCTTTATCGATTAGGCATCGCCTTCAATCAAATGGCCGATAATATTAAAGACCTGGTGGCGAGTAAAAAACTGTTAATTGATGGTATAGCCCATGAATTACGGACTCCATTAGTACGTTTACGCTATCGATTGGCAATGAGCGACAACTTATCATCAGCTGAGTCGACCGCCTTAAACCGTGATATCGGGCAACTTGAGGCCTTAATCCAAGAGTTATTAACCTTTGCTCGCCTTGATCGACCGCAAGTGGCTTTGTCATTACAACAGATCGACTTGCGGGAGTGGTTAGTAGAATGGGTCGATGATCTTCGCGTTATCCGTGCTGATAAAACGATTCAATTAGACGTCCCGCCTCAGTCGGCAAACCATGTCACTGATAATCGTTTAATGGAACGTGTACTCGATAATTTAGTCAATAATGCGCTACGTTATGCCGAGCAACGATTACGTATCAGTCTATGGTTTGACGCGCAACATGGCTATTTACAAGTTGAAGACGATGGACCGGGTATCCCCGCCGAGCAACGAGCCAAGATCTTTGAACCTTTCGTACGTCTTGATCCGAGCCGTGATCGTGCTACGGGCGGTTGTGGTTTAGGGCTAGCGATTGTCCATTCCATCGCGCAAGCTTTTCAAGGTTCGATTCGCGCAGAAAGTAGCCCCTTAGGAGGGGCCTGTTTACGCTTTAGTTGGCCACTTAATACCTTTACTCCAGATACCTCACTGCTTACCGCACGCAAGGATAATTTATGA
- the uspE gene encoding universal stress protein UspE — protein sequence MTQYQNILVAIDPDQDDQPALRRAVYLNHRLGGKITAFLAIYDLSYELTTALATEERESMRQEMIQQRTEWLKYQARVYLESGVDIALKVIWHNRQQDAILQEIETGNYDLVLKMAHQYDRLESVIFTPTDWQILRKSPCPVWMVKDQPWPEEATAVVAVNLASDDQQHDDLNRKLVRETQALASQVNQTAVRLVGAYPITPVNLAIELPDFDAQSYSDAVRGQHLLAMKALRQPFSIDSEHTYVEQGEPEEVIPEIATQLNAGVVVLGTFGRTGFSAAFLGNTAEQVIDHLRCDLLVMRPDSLPE from the coding sequence ATGACGCAGTACCAAAATATTCTCGTGGCCATTGACCCAGATCAGGATGACCAACCCGCTCTCCGTCGCGCGGTATATCTCAATCATCGACTGGGTGGCAAAATTACTGCTTTCTTAGCCATTTATGATCTTTCTTATGAGTTGACTACTGCGCTTGCAACAGAAGAGAGGGAAAGCATGCGCCAAGAGATGATCCAGCAGCGCACAGAGTGGCTTAAGTATCAAGCACGCGTCTATTTGGAATCCGGGGTGGACATTGCACTAAAAGTGATCTGGCATAATCGCCAACAAGATGCCATCCTGCAAGAAATCGAAACAGGAAACTACGATCTCGTCCTGAAAATGGCGCATCAGTATGATCGTTTAGAGTCGGTAATCTTTACCCCTACCGATTGGCAAATATTACGCAAAAGTCCGTGTCCTGTATGGATGGTTAAAGATCAACCTTGGCCTGAAGAAGCTACAGCGGTTGTTGCCGTTAACCTAGCAAGCGATGACCAGCAACATGACGATTTGAATAGAAAACTAGTACGCGAAACCCAAGCACTTGCGTCACAGGTGAATCAGACCGCGGTTCGATTGGTCGGTGCCTATCCCATCACGCCCGTCAACCTGGCTATTGAATTACCTGATTTCGATGCACAAAGTTACAGCGATGCCGTTAGAGGACAACATCTACTCGCGATGAAAGCGCTTCGTCAGCCTTTCTCTATCGATAGTGAACACACCTATGTCGAGCAAGGAGAACCTGAAGAGGTTATCCCTGAGATTGCTACACAATTGAACGCAGGCGTCGTGGTGCTAGGAACCTTTGGTCGTACGGGGTTCTCCGCGGCTTTTCTAGGAAATACTGCTGAGCAAGTTATCGACCATTTGCGATGTGATTTGCTAGTAATGCGCCCTGATTCACTCCCTGAATAA
- the ydgH gene encoding DUF1471 family protein YdgH, translating to MKFTATVLATALISLGLSTAYAAQEFSPQKAASLAPYKRINFTGRFNSLVDVSNAVSKRADDAGAAGFYVVSVHDSNSNGGNWRITADLYLPDSAPAPKEPQYRYINGIKELPKAEAYRLEPYDTVSIRGFYPSQPQVEYAISRAAKAKNADAFFIIRQIAANNGGNQYVTAYVYKADAPQRVVQSPDAIPADSQAGKAALAAGGAAAKKVEIPGVASSDSASESVGRFYETQTSTNKRYTVPLPKGGQIQEVNDITAAQMTPFDTVTMTAHFGNPTEMSTAIARRAADKGAKYYHITRQWQNQSGGNLTVTAELFK from the coding sequence ATGAAATTTACTGCTACAGTTTTAGCAACAGCGCTCATTTCGCTCGGGCTTTCCACTGCCTACGCCGCTCAAGAATTTAGCCCTCAAAAAGCCGCATCACTTGCGCCCTACAAAAGAATCAACTTCACAGGTCGTTTTAATTCGTTGGTTGATGTGAGTAATGCCGTCTCAAAACGAGCAGACGATGCTGGTGCAGCAGGATTCTATGTCGTGTCAGTACACGACAGTAACAGTAATGGCGGTAATTGGCGGATCACTGCAGACCTTTACTTACCTGACTCAGCGCCTGCCCCGAAAGAGCCCCAATACCGTTACATAAACGGTATCAAAGAGCTTCCTAAAGCAGAGGCTTATCGCTTAGAACCCTATGACACGGTCAGCATCCGAGGTTTCTATCCTAGCCAGCCGCAGGTTGAATATGCAATTTCTCGTGCGGCAAAAGCCAAAAATGCCGATGCTTTCTTTATTATTCGACAAATTGCTGCCAATAACGGCGGCAACCAATATGTCACTGCTTATGTCTATAAAGCTGATGCACCACAACGTGTCGTACAGAGCCCTGATGCGATTCCAGCCGACTCACAAGCGGGTAAAGCAGCGCTTGCGGCAGGCGGTGCAGCAGCCAAAAAAGTCGAAATTCCAGGCGTAGCTTCTTCAGATTCAGCAAGTGAGAGTGTGGGCCGTTTCTACGAAACACAGACCTCAACCAATAAACGCTATACGGTTCCCCTTCCTAAAGGTGGCCAGATCCAAGAAGTCAACGATATCACTGCAGCGCAGATGACACCTTTCGATACAGTAACCATGACAGCGCATTTTGGTAACCCAACTGAGATGTCGACCGCTATCGCTCGCAGAGCAGCCGATAAAGGCGCGAAGTACTACCATATTACTCGTCAATGGCAGAACCAAAGTGGCGGTAATCTTACTGTCACAGCAGAACTGTTCAAATAA